In Penaeus vannamei isolate JL-2024 chromosome 14, ASM4276789v1, whole genome shotgun sequence, one DNA window encodes the following:
- the LOC138863999 gene encoding mucin-19-like: MIKGSVAFLKKAVSLSSRLDSKTGGKTSLSAALEGKTSLSAALEGKTSLSAALEGKTSLSAALEGKTSLSAALEGKTSLSAALEGKTSLSAALEGKTSLSAALEGKTSLNAALEGKTSLSAALEGKTSLSAALEGKTSLSAALEGKTSLSAALEGKTSLSAALEGKTSLSAALEGKTSLSAALEGKTSLSAALEGKTSLSAALEGKTSLNAALEGKTSLSAALEGKTSLSAALEGKTSLSAALEGKTSLSAALEGKTSLSAALEGKTSLNAALEGKTSLSAALEGKTSLSAALEGKTSLSAALEGKTSLSAALEGKTSLSAALEGKTSLSAALEGKTSLSAALEGKTSLSAALEGKTSLSAALEGKTSLSAALEGKTSLSAALEGKTSLSAALEGKTSLSAALEGKTSLSAALEGKTSLNAALEGKTSLSAALEGKTSLSAALEGKTSLSAALEGKTSLSAALEGKTSLSAALEGKTSLSAALEGKTSLSAALEGWR, translated from the exons ATGATAAAAGGCAGTGTTGCATTCCTTAAAAAGGCGGTGTCATTATCTTCACGATTAGATTCGAAAAC CGGCGGAAAGACTTCGCTCAGCGCCGCCCTCGAGGGAAAGACTTCGCTCAGCGCCGCCCTCGAGGGAAAGACTTCGCTCAGCGCCGCCCTCGAGGGAAAGACTTCGCTCAGCGCCGCCCTCGAAGGAAAGACTTCGCTCAGCGCCGCCCTCGAGGGAAAGACTTCGCTCAGCGCCGCCCTCGAGGGAAAGACTTCGCTCAGCGCCGCCCTCGAGGGAAAGACTTCGCTCAGCGCCGCCCTCGAGGGAAAGACTTCGCTCAACGCCGCCCTCGAAGGAAAGACTTCGCTCAGCGCCGCCCTCGAGGGAAAGACTTCGCTCAGCGCCGCCCTCGAAGGAAAGACTTCGCTCAGCGCCGCCCTCGAGGGAAAGACTTCGCTCAGCGCCGCCCTCGAGGGAAAGACTTCGCTCAGCGCCGCCCTCGAGGGAAAGACTTCGCTCAGCGCCGCCCTCGAAGGAAAGACTTCGCTCAGCGCCGCCCTCGAGGGAAAGACTTCGCTCAGCGCCGCCCTCGAGGGAAAGACTTCGCTCAGCGCCGCCCTCGAGGGAAAGACTTCGCTCAACGCCGCCCTCGAAGGAAAGACTTCGCTCAGCGCCGCCCTCGAGGGAAAGACTTCGCTCAGCGCCGCCCTCGAGGGAAAGACTTCGCTCAGCGCCGCCCTCGAGGGAAAGACTTCGCTCAGCGCCGCCCTCGAGGGAAAGACTTCGCTCAGCGCCGCCCTCGAGGGAAAGACTTCGCTCAACGCCGCCCTCGAGGGAAAGACTTCGCTCAGCGCCGCCCTCGAGGGAAAGACTTCGCTCAGCGCCGCCCTCGAGGGAAAGACTTCGCTCAGCGCCGCCCTCGAGGGAAAGACTTCGCTCAGCGCCGCCCTCGAGGGAAAGACTTCACTCAGCGCCGCCCTCGAGGGAAAGACTTCGCTCAGCGCCGCCCTCGAGGGAAAGACTTCGCTCAGCGCCGCCCTCGAGGGAAAGACTTCGCTCAGCGCCGCCCTCGAGGGAAAGACTTCGCTCAGCGCCGCCCTCGAGGGAAAGACTTCGCTCAGCGCCGCCCTCGAGGGAAAGACTTCGCTCAGCGCCGCCCTCGAGGGAAAGACTTCGCTCAGCGCCGCCCTCGAGGGAAAGACTTCGCTCAGCGCCGCCCTCGAGGGAAAGACTTCGCTCAGCGCCGCCCTCGAGGGAAAGACTTCGCTCAACGCCGCCCTCGAGGGAAAGACTTCGCTCAGCGCCGCCCTCGAGGGAAAGACTTCGCTCAGCGCCGCCCTCGAGGGAAAGACTTCGCTCAGCGCCGCCCTCGAGGGAAAGACTTCGCTCAGCGCCGCCCTCGAGGGAAAGACTTCACTCAGCGCCGCCCTCGAGGGAAAGACTTCGCTCAGCGCCGCACTCGAGGGAAAGACTTCGCTCAGCGCCGCCCTCGAGGGTTGGCGATAG